The following are encoded in a window of Candidatus Moraniibacteriota bacterium genomic DNA:
- a CDS encoding hydrogenase 4 subunit B has translation MVEIITSPISFSFLILLFFVGALGSLLVKKDDVLANIWNSFFAIGGSLWGLVFSGFMISSGNSLSFILWTAPLSFFSLSFRIDMLSAFFIFIISLITLFCSFYGIGYIKHFYKKYSIGALGFFSHLFILGMIFVVTASNAIFFLIAWEIMSIASYFLVVYDHKDENNVKAGFLYLVMTHIGTAFILISFLLLYKFTGSFDFEAMKLGSVAVPLFVKDIIFLCAIIGFGTKAGIVPFHIWLPAAHPAAPSHISALMSGVMIKTGIFMMIRLFLDILQPVPVWWGLAILIIGAVSSLLGVLYALAEHDIKRLLAYHSIENIGIILLGLGSALVFSSLHFPSLALLGLTATLFHIANHAIFKSLLFLSAGSVISQTHTRNMEEYGGLIKYMPQTAFFFLIGSMAISALPPFNGFFSEWLTFQSLFQGIMMLSSSAKWIFMIAVGSLAFTGGLALACFVKAFGVTFLARPRSEEIFHTKESSFFLLFGMGSLAVLSLLFGIFSGKITFFLEKIGKSLDIFKTTSSAVSLSENQTILVGNGFASVSGLVFFLIFGITILFVVGVVRYLIYKEQKTETGLTWDCGTDLKPRMEITATGFAQSIILIFKGILKPTIQHEIEYHDSETRYLPKSKAVTLGVRDINQSYFYQPLRDLLMKISLRAKNIQSGNISVYILYILIALIVALFIIL, from the coding sequence ATGGTGGAAATTATTACATCCCCGATCAGTTTTTCTTTTTTGATACTTCTTTTCTTTGTTGGAGCATTGGGTTCTTTACTTGTAAAAAAAGATGATGTTTTGGCGAATATTTGGAATAGTTTTTTTGCTATAGGAGGATCTCTTTGGGGATTGGTTTTTTCTGGTTTTATGATTTCTTCTGGAAATTCCTTGTCTTTTATTTTGTGGACAGCACCACTTTCTTTCTTTTCATTGTCCTTTCGTATTGACATGCTTTCCGCATTCTTTATTTTTATCATTTCTTTGATTACGCTTTTTTGTTCTTTTTATGGTATTGGGTATATAAAACATTTCTATAAAAAATATAGCATCGGAGCTTTGGGATTTTTTTCTCATCTATTTATTTTGGGAATGATTTTTGTAGTAACTGCTTCGAATGCTATTTTTTTCCTTATTGCTTGGGAAATTATGTCGATCGCTTCCTATTTTCTTGTTGTGTATGACCATAAAGATGAAAATAATGTAAAAGCTGGTTTTTTGTATTTGGTTATGACTCATATTGGAACAGCTTTTATTTTGATTTCTTTTTTGTTGTTGTATAAATTTACGGGATCATTTGATTTTGAAGCCATGAAATTGGGTTCTGTAGCTGTCCCGCTTTTTGTGAAAGATATTATTTTTCTTTGTGCCATAATTGGATTTGGTACGAAGGCTGGTATTGTTCCATTTCACATTTGGCTTCCAGCTGCTCACCCTGCAGCACCTTCTCATATCTCTGCTTTGATGTCGGGCGTGATGATCAAAACAGGTATTTTTATGATGATTCGATTATTTTTGGACATTCTTCAACCTGTTCCAGTATGGTGGGGACTTGCCATTCTTATTATTGGAGCTGTATCTTCTCTTCTTGGTGTTTTGTATGCACTTGCTGAACATGATATAAAAAGACTTTTGGCGTATCACAGTATTGAAAACATTGGGATTATTCTTCTTGGTCTTGGGAGTGCTCTTGTTTTCTCTTCATTACATTTTCCTTCACTCGCTCTTCTTGGCTTAACAGCAACTCTTTTTCATATCGCAAATCATGCTATTTTCAAATCTTTACTTTTTTTGAGCGCGGGATCGGTTATTAGCCAGACGCACACAAGAAACATGGAAGAATATGGTGGTTTAATAAAATATATGCCCCAAACAGCATTTTTCTTTTTGATCGGATCGATGGCTATATCCGCGCTACCTCCATTTAATGGATTTTTTAGTGAATGGTTAACATTTCAATCATTATTTCAGGGGATTATGATGTTAAGTTCTTCCGCAAAATGGATTTTTATGATTGCGGTGGGATCACTTGCATTTACTGGGGGATTGGCACTTGCTTGTTTTGTAAAGGCCTTTGGAGTGACATTTTTAGCTAGACCAAGAAGTGAAGAAATTTTTCATACGAAGGAATCTTCATTTTTCCTTCTTTTTGGAATGGGTTCATTGGCAGTATTATCTCTTTTATTTGGAATATTTTCTGGAAAGATAACGTTTTTTCTTGAAAAAATAGGAAAAAGTCTTGATATTTTCAAAACAACATCTTCTGCTGTTTCTTTGTCAGAAAATCAAACAATACTTGTGGGAAATGGCTTTGCTTCCGTTTCAGGACTTGTATTTTTTCTAATTTTTGGCATCACTATTCTTTTTGTTGTGGGTGTCGTTCGATATCTCATATATAAAGAACAAAAAACAGAGACGGGTCTTACTTGGGATTGCGGAACTGATTTAAAGCCACGCATGGAAATAACAGCTACGGGTTTCGCTCAATCTATCATTCTTATCTTCAAGGGTATATTGAAACCAACCATTCAACATGAAATTGAATATCATGATTCTGAAACAAGATATTTACCAAAATCAAAAGCTGTCACTTTGGGCGTTCGAGATATTAATCAATCTTATTTTTATCAACCATTGCGTGATTTGCTCATGAAGATTTCATTGCGAGCAAAAAATATTCAGAGTGGAAATATTAGCGTCTACATTCTCTATATACTTATTGCCTTAATAGTAGCTTTATTTATAATACTCTAA
- the mreC gene encoding rod shape-determining protein MreC, with protein sequence MRQSIFGQKKVQIGIVVILFLGISFLFIGKTLYPIRSFFWTVISPVASPLSSFSFEIRKRFALFSGFSNIRSTNEQLFYENKRLESRIAELESASSENELLREQLNLSLKLEKKMEMARIIGYGDEKEGEWIVIDKGNNKNFKIGMPVFAYSSILIGRIEEVYSNASRIKLLTSQESVVNVRVSDSRTKGIVRGRYGLGLLLDMVLSTEALSEGDRIITSDIGVLYPPDLFVGKVRDIRMSDDGLAQQATIDQGFSFSDLEFISVNTGI encoded by the coding sequence ATGCGACAATCTATTTTTGGGCAGAAAAAAGTTCAAATAGGTATTGTAGTTATTCTTTTTTTGGGAATATCTTTTCTTTTTATAGGGAAAACACTCTATCCTATTCGATCTTTTTTCTGGACAGTTATTTCTCCCGTTGCTTCCCCCTTATCATCTTTCTCTTTTGAAATACGAAAAAGATTTGCTTTGTTTTCAGGTTTTTCAAATATTCGTTCTACGAATGAACAACTTTTTTATGAGAATAAACGTTTAGAATCTCGAATAGCTGAATTAGAATCAGCTTCTTCTGAAAATGAATTACTTCGGGAGCAATTAAACCTTTCTTTGAAATTAGAAAAGAAGATGGAAATGGCGAGAATTATTGGATATGGAGATGAAAAAGAAGGTGAATGGATCGTTATTGATAAAGGAAATAACAAGAATTTTAAAATAGGAATGCCTGTTTTTGCTTATTCTTCAATTCTCATTGGTCGTATCGAGGAAGTGTATTCAAATGCTTCTCGAATAAAATTACTTACAAGTCAAGAGAGTGTTGTAAATGTTCGAGTTTCGGATTCACGAACAAAAGGCATTGTTCGAGGCCGATACGGTCTCGGACTTCTTCTTGATATGGTTCTTTCTACAGAAGCTCTTTCTGAAGGAGATCGTATAATCACTTCTGATATCGGAGTTCTTTACCCACCAGATCTCTTTGTGGGAAAAGTCCGAGATATTCGAATGAGTGATGATGGATTAGCTCAACAAGCAACCATTGACCAAGGATTTTCTTTTTCAGATCTGGAATTTATTTCCGTGAATACGGGGATATGA
- a CDS encoding NADH-quinone oxidoreductase subunit C codes for MIKEKIQEIIPKKAKLEIFDTIGVFEISVTEIKDFVQDLYHNKNFSLKLITATDERKENGCFKIWYIFGLPQENAYIIPFLSLKDTTEFPSIALIVHEALNYERKIQTFFGLKSVDIYDSRPLILHENWPEDVFPLRKDFELNTKPAEAKGTYDFYEVKGEGIYEIPVGPIHAGIIEPGHFRFSVAGERIVSLEPRLGFTHKGSEKLFEKLSFEEGVKLSEKISGDSSFSHSLAFCQALETLSSTDVPKRGLYLRVIYAEMERLANHLGDIGAIMTDVGFNFGGAQGARLREIVMRMNERITKSRFLRNVNIIGGVTKDIDKKEKERLSKDLKNLSKDFSEVIEIAENSASVLNRLKDTGIFSTQNAKDCGAMGVAGRAAGLAKDVRIDNPYAAYSELFPKKMVLRTSGDVYARFHVRIEEVRVAIKIIQKALNSLPEGRINAVAKGKIVCKKNFLTVSAVEGWRGEIIYFVTTDAKGQLNRVAPRDPSFVNWSALKDAGLNNIVPDFPLINKSFNLSYSGNDV; via the coding sequence ATGATTAAAGAAAAAATACAAGAAATTATTCCTAAGAAGGCAAAACTTGAAATTTTTGATACTATCGGAGTTTTTGAAATTTCCGTTACAGAGATAAAAGATTTTGTTCAGGATTTGTATCACAATAAAAATTTCTCTTTGAAACTTATTACAGCAACTGATGAAAGAAAAGAAAATGGTTGTTTTAAAATTTGGTATATTTTCGGCTTACCTCAAGAAAATGCTTATATTATACCTTTTCTTAGTTTAAAAGACACAACAGAATTCCCTTCAATTGCTCTTATTGTTCATGAGGCTTTGAATTACGAGAGAAAAATACAGACATTTTTTGGTCTTAAGTCTGTAGATATTTATGATTCTAGGCCATTGATATTGCATGAAAATTGGCCAGAAGATGTTTTTCCTTTAAGAAAAGATTTTGAATTGAACACGAAACCAGCAGAGGCAAAAGGAACGTATGATTTTTATGAAGTGAAAGGAGAGGGCATCTATGAAATTCCTGTTGGACCTATTCATGCGGGTATTATTGAGCCTGGCCATTTTCGTTTTAGCGTTGCTGGAGAGCGTATTGTTTCATTGGAACCACGTCTCGGATTTACGCACAAAGGAAGTGAAAAATTATTCGAAAAACTTTCTTTTGAAGAAGGTGTGAAACTATCGGAAAAAATTTCTGGCGATAGTTCTTTCAGTCATAGTCTTGCATTTTGTCAGGCATTGGAAACGTTGAGTAGTACAGATGTTCCAAAACGTGGACTTTATCTTCGAGTTATTTATGCTGAAATGGAAAGGCTAGCCAATCATCTTGGCGATATCGGCGCTATTATGACAGATGTTGGTTTTAATTTCGGAGGAGCACAAGGAGCTCGATTACGAGAAATTGTTATGCGAATGAACGAAAGAATTACTAAAAGTCGATTTCTTCGGAATGTTAATATTATTGGAGGAGTAACGAAAGATATTGATAAGAAAGAAAAAGAAAGATTGTCTAAAGATTTGAAAAATTTAAGTAAAGATTTTTCTGAAGTAATTGAAATTGCTGAAAATAGTGCCTCAGTATTGAATCGACTCAAGGATACCGGTATATTCTCGACCCAAAATGCCAAAGATTGTGGTGCTATGGGTGTTGCTGGAAGGGCGGCTGGTTTGGCAAAAGATGTTCGAATTGATAATCCTTATGCGGCTTATAGTGAACTTTTTCCTAAGAAAATGGTGCTTCGTACAAGTGGAGATGTATATGCGAGATTTCATGTTCGTATTGAAGAAGTACGTGTTGCAATAAAAATTATTCAAAAGGCCTTGAATTCATTACCAGAAGGACGAATTAATGCTGTTGCTAAGGGTAAAATTGTGTGCAAAAAGAATTTCTTAACCGTAAGTGCTGTAGAAGGTTGGCGGGGAGAAATTATTTATTTTGTAACTACTGATGCTAAAGGTCAACTGAATCGGGTTGCACCGAGAGATCCTTCGTTTGTAAACTGGTCAGCCCTGAAAGATGCTGGTCTTAATAATATTGTTCCAGATTTTCCTTTGATTAATAAAAGTTTTAATCTTTCTTATTCCGGAAATGATGTGTAA
- a CDS encoding rod shape-determining protein — protein sequence MLESIKKISRKTTGFLFGSISKDIGIDLGTANTLVYVRGKGIVINEPSVVAINKRTGQVLAIGTEAKKMVGRTPSHIVASRPLVDGVISDFEITHQMLRYFIEKVHKESFSLVPRPRVLVGIPCGVTEVERRAVIDATLMAGAREAYLIDEPMAAAIGARIPVIQASGNMIVDIGGGTSEIAVISLGGVVAARSLRIAGDEMNEDIIRYMRDEYNMLIGERTAENVKITAGSATLLAEPIEVAVRGRDLVTGIPKELIINDSHIREAISRSLRVIVNTIKTIVEETPPELLSDIMQRGIILAGGGSLIRNLDVFIANETEIPVRIMDDPLTAVARGTGIVLENLEELREVLVETGDDRPLL from the coding sequence ATGTTAGAATCGATAAAAAAGATATCAAGAAAAACAACGGGGTTTCTTTTTGGTAGTATTTCCAAAGATATTGGAATTGATCTTGGCACTGCAAATACGTTGGTATATGTTCGTGGAAAAGGAATAGTTATCAATGAGCCTTCTGTTGTGGCTATTAACAAAAGAACAGGACAGGTTTTGGCTATAGGAACTGAAGCGAAGAAGATGGTAGGGAGGACGCCGAGTCATATCGTGGCCTCTCGTCCATTAGTAGATGGTGTTATAAGTGACTTTGAAATAACGCATCAAATGCTTCGGTATTTTATAGAAAAAGTTCATAAAGAGTCTTTTTCACTTGTTCCTCGACCACGAGTATTAGTGGGGATTCCTTGTGGAGTTACCGAGGTAGAACGTCGGGCAGTTATTGATGCCACTCTTATGGCGGGTGCGCGCGAAGCCTATCTTATCGATGAGCCAATGGCCGCAGCGATTGGTGCAAGAATACCCGTTATTCAAGCATCCGGAAATATGATAGTGGATATAGGGGGAGGAACTTCGGAAATCGCAGTTATTTCTCTGGGTGGTGTTGTGGCTGCTCGATCACTTCGTATCGCGGGTGATGAGATGAATGAGGATATTATTCGGTATATGCGTGACGAATACAATATGCTTATTGGAGAACGTACTGCTGAAAATGTGAAAATTACCGCAGGAAGTGCAACTCTTTTAGCAGAGCCTATCGAAGTTGCTGTTCGTGGACGAGATTTAGTTACAGGAATCCCCAAAGAATTGATTATAAATGATTCGCATATTCGAGAGGCAATTTCTCGTTCGCTTCGGGTTATTGTCAATACGATTAAAACGATTGTAGAAGAAACACCGCCAGAATTATTGTCTGACATTATGCAACGAGGTATTATTCTTGCAGGGGGAGGTAGTTTAATTAGAAATCTTGATGTATTTATTGCCAATGAAACAGAAATTCCAGTTCGTATTATGGATGATCCATTAACGGCCGTTGCTCGAGGAACGGGAATTGTTTTGGAAAATTTGGAGGAACTTCGAGAAGTTTTGGTGGAAACGGGGGATGATAGACCACTTCTTTAG
- a CDS encoding ferredoxin, with the protein MKFSKKYSQGVLSLIVLISGGLVFSRYFLKENQKEENVIKTEKEIVLLDEEKENSIDNENLSDKNKLHIISNKCIGCGKCVRIAPRNFFFDRNSHKAEVLSQKDTESILVKEAKDRCPTDAIVL; encoded by the coding sequence ATGAAATTTTCAAAAAAGTATTCTCAAGGAGTGCTCTCTCTTATCGTTTTAATTTCTGGGGGTTTAGTTTTTTCTAGATATTTTCTAAAGGAAAATCAAAAGGAAGAAAATGTAATAAAAACTGAAAAAGAAATAGTGCTTCTGGATGAAGAAAAAGAAAATAGTATTGATAATGAAAACTTGTCTGATAAAAATAAATTACACATTATTTCTAATAAATGTATTGGTTGTGGAAAATGCGTTCGAATTGCTCCAAGGAATTTCTTCTTTGATCGAAATTCTCATAAAGCTGAAGTATTATCACAAAAAGATACTGAGAGTATTTTAGTGAAGGAGGCGAAAGATCGATGTCCAACAGACGCTATTGTTTTGTAG
- a CDS encoding NADH-quinone oxidoreductase subunit B family protein, with translation MFKLFLKIVKTQKNVVSPEGKDFDETEVIRVGKKIKNEVNRLFRGSLAIRQVDAGSDNACEQELVALSNAFYDLERFGIHFVASPRHADMLLVTGPVTRNMAESLRRAYKATPNPKIVVAVGDDAIDGGIFKESYAVSGGVNSVIPVDYQIPGDPPTPKVILFSLLKILEDLDQTSPKLK, from the coding sequence ATGTTTAAACTTTTTCTAAAAATAGTAAAAACTCAGAAGAATGTAGTTTCTCCAGAAGGAAAAGATTTTGATGAAACTGAAGTTATACGGGTGGGGAAGAAGATAAAAAACGAAGTAAATCGATTGTTTCGAGGTTCTTTGGCTATTCGTCAAGTAGATGCTGGTTCAGATAATGCTTGTGAACAGGAACTCGTCGCACTTTCAAATGCCTTTTATGATCTTGAGCGTTTCGGAATTCACTTCGTGGCTTCTCCAAGACATGCGGATATGCTACTTGTTACTGGCCCAGTGACACGCAATATGGCTGAATCGTTACGTCGAGCTTACAAAGCAACGCCTAATCCAAAAATTGTTGTAGCAGTAGGGGATGATGCTATTGATGGGGGAATTTTTAAAGAATCATACGCTGTTTCTGGGGGAGTGAATTCTGTTATTCCTGTGGATTATCAAATTCCTGGTGATCCTCCAACTCCCAAAGTAATCCTTTTTTCTCTTCTTAAAATTCTTGAAGATTTAGATCAAACATCTCCTAAATTAAAATAA
- a CDS encoding glucosaminidase domain-containing protein gives MKRETKIKKKIKSTSSNLAIQRKRPKKLYLWLLWGFTFWFILVSFLFRGIGDRTLDILSTTIVPDWIVPYDKTLEKKVLEMTKGHPIEKMSRYIGRFDEKTAAFLVGIAKKESNWGKRVPLFEGKDCYNYWGFRDRSNTLGSSGYSCFSSPEEAVRAVGKRIHELVYVYQKETPQDMVVWKCGSLCDKNDESTAKWIRDIDHYYSKFIEKEK, from the coding sequence ATGAAACGGGAGACAAAAATAAAGAAAAAAATAAAGAGCACATCCTCTAATCTCGCCATACAAAGAAAAAGACCGAAAAAGCTTTATCTTTGGCTTTTATGGGGATTTACTTTTTGGTTTATTCTTGTATCTTTTTTGTTTCGGGGAATTGGTGATCGAACGCTTGATATCCTTTCTACTACGATAGTTCCTGATTGGATTGTTCCTTATGATAAAACCTTAGAGAAAAAAGTTTTAGAAATGACTAAGGGACATCCTATTGAAAAGATGAGTCGTTATATAGGACGTTTTGATGAAAAAACAGCTGCTTTTTTGGTAGGTATTGCAAAAAAAGAAAGTAACTGGGGAAAACGAGTTCCTCTTTTTGAAGGAAAGGATTGTTATAATTATTGGGGTTTTCGTGATAGGAGTAATACATTAGGTTCTTCAGGGTATAGTTGTTTTTCTAGTCCTGAAGAGGCTGTTCGAGCTGTAGGAAAGAGAATTCATGAATTGGTATATGTATATCAAAAAGAAACTCCACAAGATATGGTAGTTTGGAAATGTGGAAGTTTGTGTGATAAAAACGATGAATCAACAGCTAAGTGGATACGTGATATTGATCATTATTATTCTAAATTTATTGAGAAAGAAAAATGA
- a CDS encoding hydrogenase 4 subunit F, translating into MELLFIFIFLCISAGVGLLTKNRIIIELTSVISSFIVFVESINIALKVSLSGKYSSFSIFSVDALGAILLLLISCVGFVVVIYSIPYLRKETEKKAVGFTRVRQYFVLLNLFLIAMVLAISANNPIFAWISIEATTLSTAFLISFYNKPSAIEAAWKYLIINSVGLLLGFLGTLLYFTSTHSANENGFISWESLTENATQLDPLIAKIAFIFVLIGYGTKVGLAPMHTWLPDAHSKAPAPISALLSGVLLNVALVIVLRFKVITDIAVNENFTQNLLIIFGLLSILIATLVILTQKNYKRLLAYSSIENMGIMALGFGLGGIGALGAIFHMIYHSLLKSTLFLSAGTIFLTYGSTKIPNIRGILSTLPVTSVVFLLGFFAITGAPPLGVFFSKMIILSQGIETHPFVSIFALLLMAILFIGFFKHVSVMVFGKKLVGAERKNESIWLIIPPCILMGIFILLSFYMPLFLSTLINDAVKMLLI; encoded by the coding sequence ATGGAATTATTATTTATTTTCATTTTCTTATGTATCAGTGCGGGTGTAGGGCTTTTAACAAAGAACCGAATCATCATTGAGTTAACTTCGGTTATTTCTTCTTTTATTGTTTTTGTAGAGTCAATAAATATTGCCTTAAAGGTGAGTCTTTCTGGAAAATATTCTTCGTTTTCAATTTTTTCTGTAGACGCTTTGGGTGCTATTTTATTACTTTTAATTTCTTGTGTAGGATTTGTTGTAGTTATATATTCTATTCCCTATCTACGAAAAGAAACCGAAAAAAAAGCAGTTGGATTCACTCGAGTAAGGCAATATTTTGTTTTATTAAATCTTTTTTTGATAGCTATGGTATTGGCAATTTCTGCTAATAACCCTATATTTGCTTGGATTTCTATTGAAGCCACGACACTTTCTACGGCATTTCTTATTAGTTTTTATAATAAACCATCTGCTATCGAGGCGGCTTGGAAATATCTGATTATTAATTCTGTCGGACTACTTCTTGGTTTCTTGGGAACTCTTTTATATTTTACTTCCACACATTCGGCAAATGAAAATGGATTTATAAGTTGGGAATCTCTTACGGAAAATGCAACACAACTTGATCCTTTGATTGCAAAAATTGCTTTTATATTTGTATTAATTGGCTATGGAACGAAGGTTGGTTTAGCGCCAATGCATACGTGGTTGCCAGATGCACACAGCAAGGCTCCTGCGCCAATCAGCGCTTTACTTTCAGGTGTTTTGTTGAATGTGGCATTGGTTATTGTTTTGCGATTTAAAGTTATTACTGATATAGCTGTCAATGAAAATTTTACTCAAAATTTATTAATTATTTTCGGTTTACTTTCAATTCTTATTGCTACGTTAGTTATTTTGACCCAAAAAAACTACAAACGACTACTTGCTTATTCAAGTATTGAAAATATGGGTATTATGGCTCTCGGTTTTGGACTCGGGGGCATAGGTGCTCTCGGTGCTATTTTTCATATGATTTACCATTCTTTGCTCAAATCAACATTGTTTCTTTCTGCCGGAACAATATTTCTTACCTATGGTTCCACAAAAATTCCTAATATTAGGGGAATTTTGAGTACACTACCTGTTACGAGCGTTGTTTTTTTACTAGGCTTTTTTGCTATTACAGGTGCTCCGCCACTAGGTGTATTTTTCAGTAAAATGATCATTCTTTCCCAAGGCATAGAAACACATCCTTTCGTAAGTATTTTCGCCTTACTTCTTATGGCTATTTTGTTTATTGGATTTTTCAAGCATGTGAGCGTTATGGTTTTTGGTAAAAAGCTAGTGGGGGCTGAAAGAAAGAATGAAAGTATTTGGTTAATCATTCCTCCTTGTATTCTTATGGGCATTTTTATTCTTTTGAGTTTTTATATGCCATTATTTTTATCAACGTTAATTAACGATGCTGTTAAAATGTTACTGATATGA
- a CDS encoding metal-dependent hydrolase gives MTIDIFIGFFTGFIFSFSLDVEYFPWIMLFGIFSSLAPDIDFLFWAWKKKWRINHYAHEHRDILHHPLWFSFGGGFLLSFFLPYEFVIVWILATLFHFFHDTLDGGWGILWLPWPFPKKLREIYFTLALYSPKKIIRGRKEQRKIAKEYGNRAWFSEEKKNNKKLKILVIFILLSLFFLFFQKYFFNI, from the coding sequence ATGACCATCGATATTTTTATAGGATTTTTTACTGGATTCATCTTCTCTTTTTCTCTTGATGTAGAATATTTTCCTTGGATTATGCTTTTTGGAATATTCTCCTCTTTAGCACCAGATATCGATTTTCTTTTTTGGGCATGGAAAAAAAAGTGGCGCATCAACCACTATGCTCATGAACATAGGGATATCTTACATCATCCTCTTTGGTTTTCTTTTGGTGGTGGTTTTCTTCTTTCTTTTTTTCTTCCCTATGAATTCGTTATTGTTTGGATTCTTGCAACACTTTTTCATTTTTTTCATGACACCTTAGATGGTGGTTGGGGTATTCTTTGGCTTCCTTGGCCATTTCCCAAAAAATTAAGAGAAATTTATTTTACGCTTGCACTTTATAGTCCAAAAAAAATAATTCGAGGAAGAAAAGAACAACGAAAAATAGCAAAAGAATATGGAAATAGAGCATGGTTTTCAGAAGAAAAGAAAAATAATAAAAAGTTGAAGATTTTAGTTATTTTCATTCTTCTCTCCCTATTCTTTTTATTCTTTCAAAAATATTTCTTTAATATTTAA
- a CDS encoding NADH-quinone oxidoreductase subunit H, producing MTIFIWIIQILFVPLVSPLCVGIIRKIKAILQNRRGASIFQPYRDLWKLLHKDEVISTDASWIFCYAPFIIFTATLVVGMSIPLFGSFFENKLTGDILIIIYTLAIGTFFLALSGMDTGSAFGGFGSSREMTLSALAEGGFVFSLLVIAIISGTTDVFAISSSDIFAQGKDFLSVFFVFSGFFIILLAETSRFPFDNPATHLELTMVHEAMILEYSGKRLALMEWASSNKLLIFFALGANLFFPVGLAQSAEISAIAIGIIVFMIKIGIFCFFIALIESSMAKFRFFRLPDLLLTSFILNVVALGLIYRL from the coding sequence ATGACTATCTTTATTTGGATTATTCAAATTCTTTTTGTACCTCTCGTATCGCCTTTATGTGTGGGCATTATAAGAAAGATAAAGGCAATACTTCAAAACAGAAGGGGTGCAAGTATTTTTCAGCCTTACAGAGATCTATGGAAACTTCTTCATAAAGATGAAGTTATAAGCACAGATGCTTCTTGGATTTTTTGTTATGCTCCATTTATTATATTCACAGCAACTCTTGTTGTGGGTATGAGTATTCCTTTATTTGGATCATTTTTTGAAAATAAATTGACTGGGGATATTCTTATTATTATTTATACTTTGGCTATCGGAACATTTTTTTTGGCACTTTCTGGTATGGATACGGGAAGCGCTTTCGGAGGATTTGGTTCTAGCCGAGAAATGACTCTTTCTGCATTAGCAGAAGGAGGTTTTGTTTTTTCTCTTTTGGTAATAGCTATCATAAGTGGCACAACGGATGTATTTGCCATTTCTAGTTCTGATATATTTGCGCAAGGAAAAGATTTTCTTTCCGTCTTTTTTGTTTTTAGTGGATTTTTTATTATTCTTCTTGCTGAAACATCACGATTTCCATTTGATAATCCAGCTACACACTTAGAGCTAACAATGGTCCATGAGGCTATGATTTTGGAATATTCAGGAAAGAGACTCGCTCTTATGGAATGGGCTTCTTCTAATAAACTTTTGATTTTTTTTGCATTAGGGGCGAATTTGTTCTTCCCCGTTGGCTTAGCGCAAAGTGCGGAAATATCGGCTATCGCCATAGGAATTATTGTTTTTATGATAAAAATAGGAATTTTCTGCTTCTTTATAGCTCTTATCGAATCAAGTATGGCGAAGTTTCGATTTTTTCGATTACCTGATCTTTTGCTAACCTCTTTTATTCTTAATGTCGTGGCACTTGGCCTCATTTATCGATTATGA
- a CDS encoding ferric reductase-like transmembrane domain-containing protein, protein MEQYIQKILLPIGISPKIKKVLDILSYGVIPLGGLFLSIFFPSVDVFGTFGQIAQIGLLIILFMKPIAFIVPLQFLKRALTYRRQLGVAVFWFSLFHGIGFIYQYRLLNPSDFFGFTNHLLYAGIALLMMIVLGLTSNDVSIKFFQKNWKRIQYLAYPTLFLVLIHSSMWEGEMMKVYVLGGLFLILKYLQMKRFRLDAYIPLIQKWKF, encoded by the coding sequence ATGGAACAGTATATTCAAAAAATTCTTTTGCCTATAGGAATTTCTCCGAAAATAAAAAAAGTTTTAGACATTCTTTCCTATGGTGTAATTCCTTTGGGTGGATTGTTTTTGAGCATCTTTTTTCCTTCTGTGGATGTTTTTGGTACGTTTGGACAAATAGCTCAGATTGGACTGCTCATTATTTTATTTATGAAGCCTATAGCATTCATTGTTCCATTACAATTTCTCAAACGAGCACTTACCTACAGGCGTCAATTAGGAGTTGCTGTATTTTGGTTTTCATTATTTCACGGTATCGGTTTTATATATCAATACCGACTTCTGAATCCAAGCGATTTTTTTGGATTTACAAATCATCTTCTCTATGCTGGAATCGCACTTTTGATGATGATTGTTTTGGGGCTCACATCCAATGACGTGTCTATAAAATTTTTTCAAAAAAATTGGAAACGAATTCAATACCTTGCTTATCCAACATTATTTCTTGTTTTGATACACTCAAGTATGTGGGAAGGGGAAATGATGAAGGTGTATGTTCTCGGGGGGCTTTTTCTTATTTTAAAATATTTACAAATGAAACGATTTCGTTTGGATGCATATATACCTCTTATTCAAAAATGGAAATTTTAA